The proteins below are encoded in one region of Micromonospora sp. DSM 45708:
- a CDS encoding TetR/AcrR family transcriptional regulator, which produces MPKIVDHEARRAELAAAMWRVVYRDGVGAATVRSIAAEAGWSPSALRHYFATQTELLVFAMEHVMAEATERFTAGDRTGTTRQVVQRMLEELLPLDRQRAREAEVWLLLAARVPVDPAARERMTEADDGVRRAAELAVALLTGEQPADAATVARLHALLDGLTLHALLHPDRMPPARIRDLLAAHLDQLAEGPPARAGG; this is translated from the coding sequence GTGCCCAAGATCGTCGACCATGAGGCCCGTCGCGCCGAGCTGGCCGCGGCGATGTGGCGGGTCGTCTACCGCGACGGCGTCGGCGCCGCCACGGTGCGCAGCATCGCCGCCGAGGCCGGCTGGTCGCCCAGCGCGCTGCGGCACTACTTCGCGACCCAGACCGAGCTGCTGGTCTTCGCCATGGAACACGTGATGGCCGAGGCAACCGAGCGGTTCACCGCCGGGGACCGCACCGGCACCACCCGGCAGGTCGTCCAACGGATGCTCGAGGAGCTGCTTCCGCTGGACCGGCAACGGGCTCGGGAGGCCGAGGTGTGGCTGCTGCTCGCCGCCCGGGTGCCTGTCGACCCCGCCGCCCGGGAGCGGATGACCGAGGCCGACGACGGCGTACGCCGGGCCGCCGAGCTCGCCGTCGCGCTGCTCACCGGCGAGCAGCCGGCCGACGCGGCCACCGTCGCCCGGCTGCACGCCCTGCTCGACGGCCTCACGCTGCACGCGTTGCTGCATCCCGACCGGATGCCACCGGCCCGGATCCGCGACCTGCTCGCCGCGCACCTCGACCAGCTCGCCGAGGGGCCGCCCGCCCGCGCCGGCGGATAG
- a CDS encoding diacylglycerol/lipid kinase family protein produces MRTKQELSTAIRERRRAALVVNAHSRRGRRLYDTVHARLRAAGFTLLGAYPVDRPGELDRVLAEAADLGPDLLVTGGGDGTVGAAARLLAHRDVALGLLPLGTTNNFARTVGVPLDLDAAIAVLTGGKVIDVDLGLIGDTRFTNHVGIGLSADIMLAAPPRLKRAVGRLAYPLTALGLLTRHHPLRVTVRAEGRDHAFRTHQVYVANGGFHAGRPITADANADDRLLVAYPVGGPSRRGLLRETARNAAAGRRRTLRDEPFLAVRQLWLETDPPARIEVDGEPYGRTPVRIGLDPNALRLMAPADSPDR; encoded by the coding sequence GTGCGGACCAAACAGGAGCTGTCGACGGCGATCCGGGAACGACGGCGGGCGGCGCTGGTGGTCAACGCCCACTCCCGCCGGGGCCGCCGGCTCTACGACACCGTCCACGCGCGGCTGCGCGCGGCCGGGTTCACGCTGCTCGGCGCGTACCCGGTGGACCGGCCCGGCGAGCTGGACCGGGTGCTCGCCGAGGCCGCCGACCTCGGCCCGGACCTGCTGGTCACCGGCGGCGGCGACGGTACGGTCGGCGCGGCGGCCCGGCTGCTCGCCCACCGGGACGTCGCCCTGGGCCTGCTGCCGTTGGGCACCACCAACAACTTCGCCCGCACCGTCGGCGTCCCGCTCGACCTCGACGCGGCGATCGCCGTGCTCACCGGCGGCAAGGTCATCGACGTCGACCTCGGCCTGATCGGCGACACCCGGTTCACCAACCACGTCGGGATCGGGCTGTCGGCCGACATCATGCTGGCCGCGCCGCCCCGGCTGAAGCGCGCCGTGGGCCGGCTCGCGTATCCGCTGACCGCGCTGGGGCTGCTGACCCGGCACCACCCGCTGCGCGTGACGGTGCGCGCCGAGGGCCGGGATCACGCGTTCCGCACCCACCAGGTGTACGTGGCCAACGGCGGCTTCCACGCCGGCCGGCCGATCACCGCCGACGCCAACGCCGACGACCGGCTGCTGGTCGCGTACCCGGTCGGCGGGCCGAGCCGGCGCGGGCTGCTGCGCGAGACGGCCCGCAACGCGGCGGCCGGCCGCCGCCGCACGCTGCGCGACGAGCCGTTCCTGGCCGTGCGCCAACTGTGGCTGGAGACCGACCCGCCGGCCCGGATCGAGGTCGACGGCGAGCCGTACGGGCGGACGCCGGTGCGCATCGGCCTCGACCCGAACGCGTTGCGGCTGATGGCGCCCGCCGACAGCCCGGACCGCTGA
- a CDS encoding dienelactone hydrolase family protein, with the protein MQPTIVDVPTPDGTADAYLLRPDSGGPFPGVLLFMDAFGLRPRLAEMAATIADRGYVVLVPNLFHRAGPAAPVDTSALTDDSRRLELFGRLGPLMAALTPDVVARDTAAYLDFLAAQPDVAPGPAAITGYCMGGTNALRAIEAHPDRIAAVAAFHAGHVVSDAPDSPHRGVGAVTGELYFGHADQDASMTAEQIATLEQALDAAGVTYRSEVYRGARHGYTQADTPMYDEQATERHWAALFDLLDRTFAG; encoded by the coding sequence GTGCAGCCGACGATCGTGGACGTGCCCACCCCCGACGGGACGGCGGACGCCTACCTGCTCCGGCCGGACTCCGGCGGGCCGTTCCCGGGCGTGCTGCTGTTCATGGACGCGTTCGGGCTGCGGCCCCGGCTGGCCGAGATGGCCGCGACCATCGCCGACCGGGGATACGTGGTGCTGGTGCCCAACCTGTTCCACCGCGCCGGCCCCGCCGCGCCGGTCGACACGTCCGCGCTGACCGACGACAGCCGGCGCCTCGAGCTGTTCGGGCGGCTCGGCCCGCTGATGGCCGCGCTGACGCCGGACGTGGTGGCCCGGGACACCGCCGCCTACCTCGACTTCCTCGCCGCCCAGCCGGATGTCGCGCCCGGCCCGGCGGCGATCACCGGCTACTGCATGGGCGGCACGAACGCGCTGCGGGCCATCGAGGCCCACCCGGACCGGATCGCCGCGGTGGCCGCCTTCCACGCCGGTCACGTGGTCAGCGACGCGCCCGACAGCCCGCACCGGGGCGTCGGCGCGGTGACCGGCGAACTCTACTTCGGTCACGCCGACCAGGACGCGTCGATGACCGCCGAGCAGATCGCGACGCTGGAGCAGGCGCTGGACGCGGCCGGCGTCACCTACCGCTCGGAGGTCTACCGGGGCGCCCGCCACGGCTACACGCAGGCGGACACGCCGATGTACGACGAGCAGGCCACCGAGCGGCACTGGGCGGCGCTGTTCGACCTGCTCGACCGCACGTTCGCGGGCTGA
- a CDS encoding maleylpyruvate isomerase family mycothiol-dependent enzyme: METELLPMIAAERRRTADLIDSLTPAQLDTPSLCRAWTVREVAGHLASPLVGTPWRLLPLLVGAGFRPHLANARLARQVARRPPAELAAALREHADHRFRLPVVGWPGQLTGLQVHGQDMRRPLGLPADLDPERLRISLDFLTGGRAVGFVDRRRVAGLRVEATDLGWSAGDGPVVRGTGAALLLALTGRRVALADLTGDGVARLAAR; encoded by the coding sequence GTGGAGACCGAGCTGCTGCCGATGATCGCCGCCGAGCGGCGCCGCACGGCCGACCTGATCGACTCGCTCACCCCGGCCCAGTTGGACACGCCCAGCCTGTGCCGCGCGTGGACCGTCCGGGAGGTCGCCGGTCACCTGGCGTCGCCGCTGGTCGGCACGCCGTGGCGGCTGCTGCCGCTGCTGGTGGGCGCCGGGTTCCGGCCGCACCTGGCGAACGCGCGACTGGCCCGGCAGGTGGCCCGGCGACCGCCCGCCGAGCTGGCCGCCGCGCTGCGTGAGCACGCCGACCACCGGTTCCGCCTGCCGGTGGTCGGCTGGCCCGGCCAGCTCACCGGTCTTCAGGTGCACGGGCAGGACATGCGCCGTCCGCTCGGCCTCCCCGCCGACCTGGACCCGGAGCGGCTGCGGATCTCGCTGGACTTCCTCACCGGCGGCCGGGCGGTCGGGTTCGTCGACCGTCGTCGGGTCGCCGGGCTGCGGGTCGAGGCGACCGACCTGGGCTGGTCGGCCGGGGACGGGCCGGTGGTGCGGGGCACCGGGGCCGCGTTGCTGCTCGCGCTGACCGGCCGCCGGGTGGCGCTGGCCGACCTCACCGGGGACGGCGTGGCGCGGCTCGCCGCACGCTGA
- a CDS encoding RraA family protein, which yields MDADHTAPAGRFAALTTAHVADACLRAGVAVRCAPAAVRPVLAGRRLAGRVRPARHTGSVDVFLEAIDRAAPGDVLVVDDDGRTDRACVGDLVAWEARAAGLAGLVVWGAHRDTADLTAVGLPVFSLGATPTGPLELDPRPAGALDAARVGPWTVGAGDLVLADDDGVLFVPADRAGELFDLAGSIRDTERRQADRIRAGRSLRAQVGFGDYLTARAADPTLTFRAHLRAVGGAIEE from the coding sequence ATGGACGCCGACCACACCGCCCCGGCGGGTCGCTTCGCCGCGCTGACCACCGCCCACGTCGCCGACGCCTGCCTGCGGGCCGGCGTCGCGGTCCGTTGCGCCCCGGCCGCCGTACGCCCGGTGCTGGCCGGGCGGCGACTGGCCGGACGGGTCCGGCCGGCCCGGCACACCGGCAGCGTCGACGTCTTCCTGGAGGCCATCGACCGCGCGGCCCCGGGGGACGTGCTGGTGGTCGACGACGACGGTCGCACCGACCGGGCCTGTGTCGGGGACCTGGTGGCGTGGGAGGCGCGGGCCGCCGGCCTGGCCGGCCTCGTCGTGTGGGGCGCGCACCGGGACACCGCGGACCTCACCGCCGTCGGGCTGCCCGTGTTCAGCCTCGGTGCCACTCCGACCGGGCCGCTGGAGCTGGACCCACGACCGGCCGGCGCGCTGGACGCGGCGCGCGTCGGGCCGTGGACGGTCGGCGCCGGTGACCTGGTCCTGGCCGACGACGACGGCGTGCTCTTCGTGCCGGCCGACCGGGCCGGGGAGCTGTTCGACCTGGCCGGGTCCATCCGGGACACCGAGCGGCGGCAGGCCGACCGGATCCGGGCCGGCCGGTCGCTGCGGGCGCAGGTCGGGTTCGGCGACTACCTGACCGCCCGCGCGGCGGACCCGACGCTGACGTTCCGGGCACACCTGCGGGCGGTCGGCGGCGCGATCGAGGAGTGA